Proteins encoded within one genomic window of Panicum virgatum strain AP13 chromosome 1N, P.virgatum_v5, whole genome shotgun sequence:
- the LOC120656426 gene encoding serine/arginine-rich splicing factor RSZ23-like yields MARVYVGNLDPRVTAREIEDEFRTFGVLRSVWVARKPPGFAFIDFDDRRDAQDAIRELDGKNGWRVELSTKAGGGRGRDRNGSDMKCYECGETGHFARECRLRIGSGGLGSGRRRSRSPRYRSRSRSRSRSPRYRRSPSYGRRSYSPRDRSPRRRSYSRSPPPRARSLSRSPPPARARSLSRTPPPPPPRNNSRSPPATRELSRSPPPPPARRSRSYSRSPEQQPQRDESPYGNDA; encoded by the exons ATGGCTCGCGTCTACGTGGGGAATCTGGATCCGCGCGTCACGGCGCGGGAGATCGAGGACGAGTTCCGCACGTTCGGGGTTCTGAGGAG TGTATGGGTTGCTAGAAAACCACCAGGATTTGCCTTCATTGACTTTGATGACCGCAGGGATGCACAAGATGCCATTCGTGAACTGGATG GTAAGAATGGATGGAGGGTTGAGCtgtcaaccaaagctggtggtgGACGTGGCCGAGACCGTAATGGTTCTGATATGAAGTGCTATGAGTGTGGTGAAACTGGTCACTTTGCACGTGAATGTCGCTTACGAATTGGTTCCGGAGGCTTGGGTAGTGGAAGACGCCGAAGCCGAAGTCCTAGATATCGCAGTCgtagccgcagccgcagccgcagcccaaGGTATCGGAGGAGCCCAAGCTATGGCAGAAG GAGCTACAGCCCACGGGATCGTTCTCCTAGGAGGCGGAGTTACAGTAGGTCTCCACCTCCTCGTGCACGGAGTCTCAGTAGGTCGCCTCCACCCGCTCGTGCACGGAGTCTCAGCAGGACGCCGCCACCCCCGCCTCCGAGAAACAACAGCAGGTCGCCACCAGCAACCCGAGAACTGAGCAGgtcgcctccgccaccacctGCCAGAAGGAGCAGGAGCTATAGCAGGTCCCCAGAGCAGCAACCCCAGCGCGATGAATCCCCATACGGCAATGACGCCTGA